A stretch of Mastacembelus armatus chromosome 1, fMasArm1.2, whole genome shotgun sequence DNA encodes these proteins:
- the LOC113128364 gene encoding ubinuclein-1 isoform X1: MGSASPGYCPVVLQGCLLLVEVQGPLWLPDVMAESRRVQLTTLYCGAPSYSDQLVSAERPPSGSVCSAETQTDTVRLVLALFEPDERSFPEFSYSQLIDNKINPSQEKVPLSRFEEEEERENDEVAVIARRLEEKYGGQPKKKDRIQDLIDIGYGYDEEDSFIDNSEAYDEFVPASITTKFGGFYVNSGLLQFRQASDADAETEDLSTEEKMLKSSKKRKLNGGQVKPKKKRCSEGGDIENNVDPKSSTLFESGMNREMKKKKKKKATGTLSVTNMLKKFQREKQKERQKMKAAAVVDVPSIPVCPADAAGGGGLGLTDPLLNLIGSTNEHALIQAASTMDFDIDLDSLLDVSEEMSSPKLLPHPATETELFQATDNQSQLDVSAKAQTETIKTNLQPEAHPEQIQLLPEATSASPHECVPLPQGLPPGLEQSIRKLMVAAKTSKGESKLKFFTPEINSILLDIELQCREQGGPLRSKVYTHMSSFLPCSRDTLLKRVKKLLVTHREELPDVEDPMQKLKMAIGRAMPAQIEHYRGKCNAYKLFKASKATEEGKDANQSVSDVAEDNVEEKGGKRGGPRKLFTWNEEIRECLCHVLRSKMDRHKEKKGSQEMEEYLKMVLDNEVKPLWPKGWMQSRYAVRSLSPYCTDHADMLFLYILRVLMRESSRLVGPLTSLQIKARPEKRKSSANGPSTVLDVLQGTPPLKGELQQQMDICTDGSDITNLMPHVLKEAAAVKKGNGTVGQEVTVGAGSSSSLVSEEALVNISAPTHSLLDLLSDQALAQEQTLTVPQELLAAAVAKCTYSVPHWSFRVDGTSSPLPPPPPQSSPISFPATGVCQEVLPQLLQVRDFVRHMDAGYVQVVSDKDDIAMQ, encoded by the exons TCCAGGGTCCGCTCTGGCTTCCAGACGTGATGGCGGAGTCTCGGAGAGTCCAGCTGACCACTTTGTACTGTGGTGCACCTTCATACTCGGACCAGCTTGTTTCGGCCGAGCGGCCTCCATCAGGCTCCGTGtgttctgcagaaacacagaccGACACAGTCCGACTGGTCCTCGCCTTGTTTGAGCCTGACGAGCGCAGCTTTCCGGAGTTCAGCTACAGTCAGCTCATTGACAACAAG ATTAACCCATCACAAGAGAAAGTCCCACTGAGCAGAtttgaagaggaagaagagagagagaatgatgAGGTCGCTGTCATTGCAAGGAGGCTGGAGGAGAAATAT GGTGGCCAACCTAAGAAGAAGGACCGTATTCAGGACTTGATTGATATTGGCTATGGTTATGATGAGGAAGATTCTTTCATTGACAACTCTGAGGCT TACGATGAGTTTGTTCCTGCTTCCATCACAACCAAATTCGGTGGCTTCTATGTGAATTCGGGCTTGTTGCAGTTCCGCCAGGCTTCTGACGCTGACGCCGAGACTGAGGATCTCTCTACAGAAGAGAAAATGCTCAAGTCCTCAAAA AAGCGTAAGCTCAATGGTGGACAAGTCAAGCCAAAGAAGAAACGGTGCAGTGAAGGTGGAGACATAGAAAATAACGTGGATCCCAAGTCGAG cacCTTGTTTGAGAGTGGGATGAATCgtgagatgaagaagaaaaagaagaaaaaggctACTGGCACATTAAGTGTCACCAACATGCTGAAAAAGTTtcaaagagaaaagcaaaaagaacGACAGAAAATGAAGGCGGCTGCAGTTGTGGACGTACCTTCAATTCCCGTGTGCCCGGCAGACGCAGCTGGTGGTGGAGGTTTAGGATTGACTGACCCCCTCCTCAATTTAATTGGATCTACCAATGAGCATGCTCTTATCCAAGCAGCCAGCACAATGGATTTTGATATTGATTTGGACTCTTTATTAGATGTCAGTGAAGAGATGTCATCGCCAAAATTACTTCCTCACCCTGCTACAGAGACAGAGCTTTTCCAAGCGACAGATAATCAGAGCCAGTTAGATGTTTCTGCCAAAGCCCAAACAGAAACTATAAAGACTAATTTGCAGCCAGAGGCTCATCCAGAGCAAATTCAGCTCCTTCCAGAAGCCACTTCTGCCTCACCTCATGAGTGTGTCCCTCTGCCACAGGGACTCCCCCCAGGATTGGAACAGAGCATTAGGAAACTCATGGTG GCCGCCAAGACCTCCAAGGGAGAGTCAAAACTCAAGTTCTTCACTCCAGAAATCAACTCAATCCTGCTCGA TATTGAGTTGCAGTGTCGGGAACAGGGTGGCCCGTTGCGCTCCAAAGTGTACACCCACATGTCCTCCTTCCTGCCGTGCAGCAGAGATACTCTCCTCAAACGTGTAAAGAAACTGTTAGTCACACACAGG GAGGAACTCCCTGATGTGGAAGATCCTATGCAGAAACTTAAGATGGCCATTGGCAGAGCTATGCCTGCACAGATTGAGCATTACCGTGGAAAGTGCAACGCATACAAACTGTTCAAGGCTTCAAA AGCAACAGAGGAGGGGAAAGATGCCAACCAGAGCGTTAGTGACGTTGCAGAGGACAATGTGGAAGAGAAAGGTGGCAAAAGAGGGGGGCCAAGGAAGTTGTTCACATGGAATGAAGAGATCAG GGAATGTTTGTGCCATGTGTTAAGGTCAAAAATGGACAGACataaagagaagaaagggaGCCAGGAGATGGAAGAGTATCTCAAGATGGTGCTAGACAATGAGGTCAAACCACTTTGGCCAAAAGGATGGATGCAGTCCAGGTATGCTGTCAGAAGTCTTTCACCGTACTGTACAGATCATGCAGACATGCTGTTTCTTTACATTCTTAGGGTGCTGATGAGGGAGAGCAGCAGATTGGTAGGCCCCTTAACGTCATTACA AATTAAGGCCAGACCTGAAAAGAGGAAGTCCTCTGCCAACGGTCCCTCCACAGTGTTGGATGTTCTTCAGGGAACTCCACCTCTGAAAGGAGAGCTCCAACAACAAATGGATATCTGTACTGATGGCTCAGATATCACCAATTTAATGCCACATGTGCTgaaagaagctgctgctgtgaaaaagggGAATGGTACAGTAGGACAAGAGGTGACAGTGGGGGCTGgttcctcttcatctctggtGTCAGAAGAAGCGCTGGTCAACATATCTGCTCCCACTCATTCACTTCTGGACCTCCTTTCTGATCAAGCACTTGCTCAGGAGCAGACTCTCACAGTTCCTCAGGAGCTCCTAGCAGCAGCTGTTGCAAAATGCACGTATTCAGTTCCACACTGGAGCTTTAGAGTAGATGGCACAagttctcctcttcctcctccgcctcccCAGTCCAGCCCCATCAGTTTCCCAGCGACTGGGGTATGCCAGGAGGTTTTACCCCAGCTGCTCCAGGTTCGGGACTTCGTCAGACACATGGATGCTGGTTATGTGCAGGTCGTTTCTGACAAGGATGACATTGCCATGCAATGA
- the LOC113128366 gene encoding vascular cell adhesion protein 1: protein MFTSGCPITLLLFHLLGPVLSSPVSIHTPAPPLALQISPPKPTPAVLSSLPSLTGPSAITHFISVIEESAKSVSCPIKLSPSSLVVRFADPVTVNCSVPKTGFSLLGWIVSLNAPTPTINSFLVWNVKRMTEWNIIPTCFALAEQGGQCHANLLLTVYKPPDTVSISIYNHTGPMFEGRQYTLQCTVQDVAPVGNLIVTFYRRQTSLVQIRSNKTTKTPVTETFTLKISPSKDDNGAQYWCEAKLQLGPEGPQDLPVMVSQNLTASVLFEPQLVCPAKLQVREGESLSCDMRGNPVPSVTWYRDGKVIDLPTHCSRKDAGNYTVHANGLKMKHFIVQVEVLDGSGTTNRCSRHLLLVVLLIQRIWL, encoded by the exons ATGTTTACCTCTGGATGCCCAATCACGCTTCTGCTGTTTCACCTGCTCGGCCCAG TTCTGTCATCTCCTGTTTCCATTCACACACCTGCTCCGCCTCTTGCATTGCAAATTTCACCTCCCAAGCCCACTCCAGCAGTCCTCTCATCTCTACCATCTCTCACTGGGCCATCAGCCATCACTCACTTCATCAGCGTCATTGAAGAATCCGCAAAAAGCGTCAGCTGCCCTATAAAGCTGTCACCCTCTTCACTGGTGGTCAG GTTCGCAGATCCAGTCACAGTTAACTGCTCTGTACCAAAGACGGGTTTTTCTCTTCTGGGCTGGATAGTCTCACTG AATGCTCCTACACCCACTATCAATAGTTTTCTGGTTTGGAATGTGAAAAGAATGACTGAGTGGAACATCATCCCGACATGCTTCGCACTAGCTGAACAGGGAGGGCAGTGCCATGCTAATCTGCTTCTGACAGTCTACA AGCCTCCAGACACTGTGTCTATCAGCATTTATAATCACACTGGGCCGATGTTTGAGGGACGTCAATACACACTACAGTGTACAGTCCAGGATGTAGCTCCTGTTGGAAACCTCATTGTGACCTTCTACAGAAGACAAACATCACTAGTCCAAATACGGTCcaacaaaaccacaaagacaCCAGTGACTGAGACCTTCACTCTGAAAATCAGCCCCAGTAAAGATGATAATGGAGCCCAGTACTGGTGTGAAGCTAAGCTACAACTGGGACCTGAAGGACCACAGGACCTTCCAGTGATGGTATCACAAAACCTCACTGCATCAGTCCTCT ttgAACCACAGCTCGTTTGTCCTGCGAAACTGcaggtgagagagggagagagcctCAGCTGTGACATGAGAGGAAACCCTGTACCATCAGTCACCTGGTACAGAGATGGGAAGGTGATTGATCTACCtacacactgcagcagaaaggatGCTGGAAATTATACAGTCCATGCAAatggactgaaaatgaaacatttcattgttCAGGTGGAGGTCCTGGATGGCAGTG GAACAACAAACAGATGCAGTAGACATCTCCTGTTGGTAGTCCTGCTTATTCAGAGGATCTGGCTGTAA
- the LOC113128364 gene encoding ubinuclein-1 isoform X2: protein MGSASPGYCPVVLQGCLLLVEVQGPLWLPDVMAESRRVQLTTLYCGAPSYSDQLVSAERPPSGSVCSAETQTDTVRLVLALFEPDERSFPEFSYSQLIDNKINPSQEKVPLSRFEEEEERENDEVAVIARRLEEKYGGQPKKKDRIQDLIDIGYGYDEEDSFIDNSEAYDEFVPASITTKFGGFYVNSGLLQFRQASDADAETEDLSTEEKMLKSSKKRKLNGGQVKPKKKRCSEGGDIENNVDPKSSTLFESGMNREMKKKKKKKATGTLSVTNMLKKFQREKQKERQKMKAAAVVDVPSIPVCPADAAGGGGLGLTDPLLNLIGSTNEHALIQAASTMDFDIDLDSLLDVSEEMSSPKLLPHPATETELFQATDNQSQLDVSAKAQTETIKTNLQPEAHPEQIQLLPEATSASPHECVPLPQGLPPGLEQSIRKLMVAAKTSKGESKLKFFTPEINSILLDIELQCREQGGPLRSKVYTHMSSFLPCSRDTLLKRVKKLLVTHREELPDVEDPMQKLKMAIGRAMPAQIEHYRGKCNAYKLFKASKATEEGKDANQSVSDVAEDNVEEKGGKRGGPRKLFTWNEEIRECLCHVLRSKMDRHKEKKGSQEMEEYLKMVLDNEVKPLWPKGWMQSRVLMRESSRLVGPLTSLQIKARPEKRKSSANGPSTVLDVLQGTPPLKGELQQQMDICTDGSDITNLMPHVLKEAAAVKKGNGTVGQEVTVGAGSSSSLVSEEALVNISAPTHSLLDLLSDQALAQEQTLTVPQELLAAAVAKCTYSVPHWSFRVDGTSSPLPPPPPQSSPISFPATGVCQEVLPQLLQVRDFVRHMDAGYVQVVSDKDDIAMQ from the exons TCCAGGGTCCGCTCTGGCTTCCAGACGTGATGGCGGAGTCTCGGAGAGTCCAGCTGACCACTTTGTACTGTGGTGCACCTTCATACTCGGACCAGCTTGTTTCGGCCGAGCGGCCTCCATCAGGCTCCGTGtgttctgcagaaacacagaccGACACAGTCCGACTGGTCCTCGCCTTGTTTGAGCCTGACGAGCGCAGCTTTCCGGAGTTCAGCTACAGTCAGCTCATTGACAACAAG ATTAACCCATCACAAGAGAAAGTCCCACTGAGCAGAtttgaagaggaagaagagagagagaatgatgAGGTCGCTGTCATTGCAAGGAGGCTGGAGGAGAAATAT GGTGGCCAACCTAAGAAGAAGGACCGTATTCAGGACTTGATTGATATTGGCTATGGTTATGATGAGGAAGATTCTTTCATTGACAACTCTGAGGCT TACGATGAGTTTGTTCCTGCTTCCATCACAACCAAATTCGGTGGCTTCTATGTGAATTCGGGCTTGTTGCAGTTCCGCCAGGCTTCTGACGCTGACGCCGAGACTGAGGATCTCTCTACAGAAGAGAAAATGCTCAAGTCCTCAAAA AAGCGTAAGCTCAATGGTGGACAAGTCAAGCCAAAGAAGAAACGGTGCAGTGAAGGTGGAGACATAGAAAATAACGTGGATCCCAAGTCGAG cacCTTGTTTGAGAGTGGGATGAATCgtgagatgaagaagaaaaagaagaaaaaggctACTGGCACATTAAGTGTCACCAACATGCTGAAAAAGTTtcaaagagaaaagcaaaaagaacGACAGAAAATGAAGGCGGCTGCAGTTGTGGACGTACCTTCAATTCCCGTGTGCCCGGCAGACGCAGCTGGTGGTGGAGGTTTAGGATTGACTGACCCCCTCCTCAATTTAATTGGATCTACCAATGAGCATGCTCTTATCCAAGCAGCCAGCACAATGGATTTTGATATTGATTTGGACTCTTTATTAGATGTCAGTGAAGAGATGTCATCGCCAAAATTACTTCCTCACCCTGCTACAGAGACAGAGCTTTTCCAAGCGACAGATAATCAGAGCCAGTTAGATGTTTCTGCCAAAGCCCAAACAGAAACTATAAAGACTAATTTGCAGCCAGAGGCTCATCCAGAGCAAATTCAGCTCCTTCCAGAAGCCACTTCTGCCTCACCTCATGAGTGTGTCCCTCTGCCACAGGGACTCCCCCCAGGATTGGAACAGAGCATTAGGAAACTCATGGTG GCCGCCAAGACCTCCAAGGGAGAGTCAAAACTCAAGTTCTTCACTCCAGAAATCAACTCAATCCTGCTCGA TATTGAGTTGCAGTGTCGGGAACAGGGTGGCCCGTTGCGCTCCAAAGTGTACACCCACATGTCCTCCTTCCTGCCGTGCAGCAGAGATACTCTCCTCAAACGTGTAAAGAAACTGTTAGTCACACACAGG GAGGAACTCCCTGATGTGGAAGATCCTATGCAGAAACTTAAGATGGCCATTGGCAGAGCTATGCCTGCACAGATTGAGCATTACCGTGGAAAGTGCAACGCATACAAACTGTTCAAGGCTTCAAA AGCAACAGAGGAGGGGAAAGATGCCAACCAGAGCGTTAGTGACGTTGCAGAGGACAATGTGGAAGAGAAAGGTGGCAAAAGAGGGGGGCCAAGGAAGTTGTTCACATGGAATGAAGAGATCAG GGAATGTTTGTGCCATGTGTTAAGGTCAAAAATGGACAGACataaagagaagaaagggaGCCAGGAGATGGAAGAGTATCTCAAGATGGTGCTAGACAATGAGGTCAAACCACTTTGGCCAAAAGGATGGATGCAGTCCAG GGTGCTGATGAGGGAGAGCAGCAGATTGGTAGGCCCCTTAACGTCATTACA AATTAAGGCCAGACCTGAAAAGAGGAAGTCCTCTGCCAACGGTCCCTCCACAGTGTTGGATGTTCTTCAGGGAACTCCACCTCTGAAAGGAGAGCTCCAACAACAAATGGATATCTGTACTGATGGCTCAGATATCACCAATTTAATGCCACATGTGCTgaaagaagctgctgctgtgaaaaagggGAATGGTACAGTAGGACAAGAGGTGACAGTGGGGGCTGgttcctcttcatctctggtGTCAGAAGAAGCGCTGGTCAACATATCTGCTCCCACTCATTCACTTCTGGACCTCCTTTCTGATCAAGCACTTGCTCAGGAGCAGACTCTCACAGTTCCTCAGGAGCTCCTAGCAGCAGCTGTTGCAAAATGCACGTATTCAGTTCCACACTGGAGCTTTAGAGTAGATGGCACAagttctcctcttcctcctccgcctcccCAGTCCAGCCCCATCAGTTTCCCAGCGACTGGGGTATGCCAGGAGGTTTTACCCCAGCTGCTCCAGGTTCGGGACTTCGTCAGACACATGGATGCTGGTTATGTGCAGGTCGTTTCTGACAAGGATGACATTGCCATGCAATGA